Proteins from one Alicyclobacillus vulcanalis genomic window:
- a CDS encoding EthD family reductase — protein sequence MIKLIALYKKPADVEAFEQHYREVHLPLVEKVPGLVRAEVTRIQSDAMGGEAPYYLMAEMYFENEETFKAAMKSPENRAAAKDVMSFAGDIVTMMIGHVDDK from the coding sequence ATGATCAAATTGATTGCGCTCTACAAAAAGCCCGCGGACGTCGAAGCGTTCGAACAACACTACCGCGAGGTGCATCTTCCGCTGGTAGAAAAGGTGCCGGGTCTCGTGCGCGCCGAGGTGACGCGCATTCAGTCGGACGCCATGGGCGGTGAGGCACCGTATTATCTCATGGCGGAGATGTATTTCGAGAACGAGGAGACGTTCAAGGCCGCGATGAAGTCGCCCGAGAATCGCGCAGCCGCGAAGGACGTCATGAGTTTTGCCGGCGACATCGTCACCATGATGATTGGCCACGTCGACGACAAGTGA
- a CDS encoding thioesterase family protein: MRDGLAPGQRKTWEITVTEDMCPSFLGKRVHPVLSTATMISYMEWVARRTILDYLEEGEEGIGHSVSVRHLAPAPVGKRVRFFAEVTRVEGPRVDCRVWAEHDKAQIGEGEVVQYILPKEKIEARIQAMA; the protein is encoded by the coding sequence ATGCGCGACGGGCTTGCGCCGGGTCAGCGCAAGACGTGGGAGATCACGGTCACGGAGGACATGTGCCCGTCCTTCCTCGGAAAGCGCGTTCATCCCGTGCTGTCCACGGCGACGATGATTTCGTACATGGAGTGGGTCGCCCGCCGGACGATTCTCGACTACCTCGAAGAGGGCGAGGAAGGCATCGGCCACAGCGTGTCCGTTCGCCATCTGGCGCCCGCGCCCGTCGGCAAGCGCGTGCGTTTTTTTGCCGAGGTCACGCGCGTGGAAGGGCCGCGGGTGGACTGCCGCGTCTGGGCGGAGCACGATAAGGCTCAAATCGGCGAGGGTGAAGTGGTCCAATACATTCTGCCGAAGGAGAAGATCGAGGCGCGCATTCAAGCCATGGCGTGA
- a CDS encoding NAD-dependent succinate-semialdehyde dehydrogenase, with protein MSDIQKMYIGGEWVDAISGERLEVKNPATGEVVGQAAFGDDRDALRAIDAAHAAFPSWSKMLARERSRLLYRLYELVYEHRNELAELVSAEMGKPIREAKGEVVGSADYFLWYAEEAKRVYGETIPSSFPNKRILVHRQPVGVVAAITPWNFPVNMVARKIAPALAAGCTVVLKPAEATPLSAIRLFELIHEAGFPAGVANLVVGQPDKVGQAFLKSPKVAKIAFTGSTRVGKLLMAGAAEHVKRVSLELGGHAPTLVFADADLDLAVKGAFESKFRNTGQMCICTNRLYVERSVAEPFVERLVERVRKAKVGDGRDPQVEVGPIINERGLEKVLQHIDDARAKGARVVCGGQRLTDGAYAHGYFVEPTVITDVKPGMRVLEEETFGPVLPIAVFDTEDEAIRLANDSPYGLAAYVYTRDLGRAIRVSEALEFGIVGVNDGAPVQTQAPFGGFKESGLGREGGHHAMDEFLEVKHISLAW; from the coding sequence ATGTCGGACATCCAGAAGATGTACATCGGTGGGGAATGGGTGGATGCTATCTCGGGAGAGCGCTTGGAGGTGAAAAATCCTGCCACCGGCGAGGTCGTGGGGCAGGCGGCGTTTGGGGACGATCGCGACGCGCTTCGCGCCATCGACGCGGCGCACGCGGCCTTTCCCTCGTGGAGCAAAATGCTCGCGCGGGAGCGCTCGCGCCTGCTCTACCGCCTGTACGAACTCGTCTACGAACATCGGAACGAACTTGCCGAGCTGGTCTCGGCCGAGATGGGCAAGCCCATTCGCGAGGCCAAGGGCGAAGTGGTCGGATCGGCCGACTACTTCCTGTGGTATGCGGAAGAGGCAAAGCGCGTCTATGGCGAGACCATCCCATCGAGCTTTCCCAACAAGCGCATTCTCGTGCACCGTCAACCGGTGGGCGTCGTCGCGGCCATCACGCCCTGGAACTTCCCGGTCAACATGGTGGCGCGCAAGATTGCACCGGCGCTCGCCGCTGGCTGCACGGTCGTGTTGAAGCCGGCCGAGGCCACGCCGCTTTCCGCCATCCGGCTGTTTGAGTTGATCCACGAAGCCGGGTTCCCGGCTGGCGTCGCCAATCTCGTGGTGGGCCAGCCCGACAAGGTGGGACAGGCCTTTCTCAAGAGCCCGAAAGTCGCCAAAATCGCGTTCACGGGCAGCACGCGCGTCGGCAAACTGCTCATGGCCGGTGCGGCCGAGCACGTCAAGCGCGTGAGCCTTGAACTCGGCGGGCACGCGCCCACCCTTGTGTTTGCCGATGCCGATCTCGACCTCGCCGTCAAGGGCGCCTTCGAGAGCAAGTTCCGCAACACGGGCCAGATGTGCATCTGCACCAATCGGCTCTATGTCGAGCGTTCCGTCGCGGAGCCGTTTGTCGAGCGATTGGTGGAGCGCGTGCGCAAGGCCAAGGTCGGAGACGGCCGCGATCCACAGGTTGAAGTCGGCCCCATCATCAATGAGCGCGGACTGGAGAAGGTGCTCCAACATATTGACGATGCGCGTGCCAAGGGCGCCCGCGTGGTCTGTGGCGGGCAGCGCCTCACCGACGGCGCGTACGCCCACGGGTACTTTGTCGAACCGACCGTGATCACCGACGTCAAGCCGGGCATGCGCGTCCTGGAAGAAGAGACGTTCGGCCCCGTGCTGCCCATTGCGGTGTTCGATACCGAAGACGAGGCCATTCGCCTGGCCAACGATTCTCCGTACGGCCTGGCCGCCTACGTCTACACGCGCGATCTCGGCCGCGCCATTCGCGTTTCCGAGGCGCTCGAATTCGGCATCGTCGGTGTTAACGATGGCGCGCCGGTGCAAACCCAGGCGCCGTTTGGCGGATTCAAGGAAAGCGGGCTGGGACGCGAAGGCGGCCATCACGCCATGGACGAGTTCCTCGAGGTGAAGCACATCTCGCTCGCTTGGTGA
- a CDS encoding phenylacetic acid degradation protein, producing the protein MEATHVDQKLQQEQAGQVTYDVYEIFVQSAHAEPHVHVGSLVAPSAEWALELARENFLRRAKAVSVWAVRRGDVHTKEDDPDWFAREFDRTYRDVSGYSDNAKRWKRFKAQAMNIDDVIADVRKE; encoded by the coding sequence ATGGAAGCGACACATGTGGACCAGAAGCTCCAGCAAGAACAGGCGGGTCAGGTCACCTATGACGTCTATGAAATCTTCGTCCAGAGCGCTCATGCCGAACCGCACGTGCACGTGGGAAGCCTGGTCGCGCCGTCGGCAGAATGGGCGCTTGAGCTCGCGCGTGAAAACTTCCTGCGGCGCGCGAAGGCGGTGAGTGTGTGGGCGGTGCGGCGAGGCGACGTGCACACCAAGGAGGACGATCCCGACTGGTTCGCGCGCGAGTTCGATCGGACGTATCGGGATGTGTCGGGATACTCCGACAACGCGAAGCGGTGGAAGCGGTTTAAGGCGCAGGCCATGAACATCGACGACGTGATCGCCGACGTGCGAAAGGAGTGA
- a CDS encoding phenylacetate--CoA ligase family protein, with amino-acid sequence MYQPELETLARAKLEALQLERLRAVLERAYQRVPFYRTRFDEAGVKPSDLRSLADLARFPFTRKQDLRDHYPLGLLAVDKREVARIHGSSGTKGKPTLVAYTKGDLDRWSEIVARSIVTAGGRPGDVFHVIYGYGLFTGGLGFHYGAERLGMTVVPVSGGQTARQVTLMEDLRPRGIAGTPSYCLTIAEHMRAEGKDPRAIGIAYGIFGAEPWTEEMRHRLEEAFGLKAMDVYGLSEVIGPGVGIECIEAQEGLHIAEDHFLVEVIDPETLQPVPPGSYGELVFTTLTKEAMPVVRYRTGDVAALIPEPCRCGRTHVRMTRIKGRIDDMLIVRGVNVFPSEIEAVLLATEGLAPHYQIVVEREGGLDRLTVLVELDVTWARQGGDPAGAGVEQALCTRVASRLRDVLGLSLDVRAVPGGSLPRSEGKAVRVVDRRHVYA; translated from the coding sequence ATGTATCAACCCGAGTTGGAGACGCTTGCTCGAGCCAAGCTTGAAGCGCTTCAGCTCGAGCGCCTGCGCGCCGTCTTGGAGCGCGCTTATCAACGTGTCCCGTTTTACCGCACGCGATTTGACGAGGCGGGCGTCAAGCCGTCCGACCTGCGCTCGCTCGCCGATCTCGCTCGATTTCCGTTCACGCGCAAACAGGATCTGCGCGACCATTATCCTCTGGGCCTCTTGGCCGTCGACAAACGCGAGGTGGCGCGCATCCACGGCTCATCCGGCACCAAGGGCAAGCCCACGCTTGTCGCCTACACCAAGGGCGATCTCGACCGATGGAGCGAAATTGTCGCGAGGTCGATTGTGACGGCAGGCGGCCGGCCGGGCGATGTGTTTCACGTGATCTACGGCTACGGCCTCTTCACAGGCGGACTCGGCTTTCACTACGGCGCCGAGCGGCTGGGGATGACGGTCGTGCCTGTCTCCGGCGGTCAGACCGCTCGACAGGTGACGCTGATGGAAGACCTGCGCCCGCGGGGCATCGCCGGCACGCCTTCGTATTGCCTGACCATCGCCGAGCACATGCGCGCTGAGGGCAAGGACCCGCGCGCCATCGGCATTGCCTATGGGATCTTCGGGGCGGAGCCGTGGACGGAGGAGATGCGGCACCGGCTCGAGGAGGCCTTTGGGCTGAAGGCGATGGATGTGTACGGGCTGTCGGAGGTGATCGGGCCTGGCGTCGGAATCGAGTGCATCGAGGCGCAGGAGGGGCTTCACATTGCGGAGGATCACTTTCTCGTCGAGGTCATCGATCCCGAGACGTTGCAGCCGGTCCCGCCGGGATCGTACGGCGAGCTCGTGTTCACCACGCTCACGAAGGAAGCCATGCCCGTCGTGCGCTACCGCACGGGCGACGTGGCAGCGCTCATTCCTGAGCCGTGCCGGTGTGGCCGCACGCACGTGCGCATGACGCGCATCAAGGGGCGGATCGACGACATGCTCATCGTGCGCGGGGTGAACGTGTTTCCCTCGGAAATCGAGGCGGTCCTCTTGGCCACGGAGGGGCTCGCACCGCACTATCAGATTGTGGTGGAGCGCGAAGGCGGCTTGGATCGGCTGACGGTGCTCGTGGAGCTCGACGTGACGTGGGCGCGGCAAGGGGGCGATCCGGCCGGCGCGGGCGTCGAGCAGGCGCTGTGCACGCGCGTCGCTTCGCGGCTGCGGGACGTGCTCGGGCTGAGCCTCGACGTGCGGGCGGTTCCAGGCGGCAGTTTGCCGCGCAGCGAGGGTAAGGCCGTGCGGGTCGTCGATCGCCGGCACGTGTACGCTTGA
- the paaD gene encoding 1,2-phenylacetyl-CoA epoxidase subunit PaaD — translation MTIRSMSEEAVWQALARVPDPELPVVSVVDLGMVKSVTLSDDAVRVELIPTFLGCPALGWIAEKVRSSLAEQGLHAEVSFALDVVWDPSRISPDGIEKLRGMGVAVPRERAGLSPQCPYCGAGETEIENLFGPTPCRAVYYCRSCRQPFEAMKP, via the coding sequence GTGACCATCCGATCGATGTCCGAGGAGGCCGTCTGGCAGGCGCTCGCCCGCGTCCCGGATCCCGAGCTGCCTGTGGTGAGCGTGGTCGATCTCGGCATGGTCAAATCCGTCACCTTGTCGGACGACGCGGTGCGCGTGGAGCTCATTCCGACGTTCCTCGGCTGTCCGGCGCTCGGCTGGATTGCCGAGAAGGTCCGGTCTTCGCTCGCGGAGCAGGGGCTTCACGCGGAGGTGTCGTTTGCGCTCGACGTCGTCTGGGACCCGAGCCGCATTTCGCCCGACGGGATCGAGAAATTGCGCGGCATGGGCGTTGCGGTTCCGCGCGAGCGTGCCGGCCTATCGCCGCAATGCCCGTATTGCGGCGCAGGCGAGACGGAGATCGAGAATCTGTTCGGCCCGACACCCTGCCGAGCGGTCTACTACTGCCGCTCATGCCGTCAGCCGTTTGAAGCCATGAAGCCATAG
- a CDS encoding TetR/AcrR family transcriptional regulator, producing MPRPSQKDQILAAARKLFSEKGYHGTTIREIAVEAGVLSGSLYAHIETKEDLLFEIADEGAEAFLLAARAVEAKWRNPVDRLREGLRAHIRVVADKQESAKVFFHEWRALSEERRKVIQAKRDRYEGHWRKWIEDGMAEGTVRSADPKFVRLCLLSVANWVYQWYQPGGDLTPEQISDHFWALLFAGIGDEKAAACGVLGEV from the coding sequence ATGCCGAGGCCGAGCCAGAAAGACCAAATCCTTGCCGCGGCGAGAAAGCTGTTCAGTGAAAAGGGCTATCACGGAACGACCATTCGCGAGATTGCGGTCGAAGCCGGTGTCCTATCAGGCAGCTTGTACGCTCACATTGAAACCAAAGAAGACTTACTATTCGAAATCGCGGACGAAGGCGCGGAGGCGTTTCTTCTTGCCGCGCGAGCGGTCGAGGCAAAATGGCGCAACCCCGTCGATCGCCTGCGAGAGGGGCTCCGCGCGCACATTCGCGTCGTGGCCGACAAGCAGGAGTCGGCCAAGGTGTTCTTTCACGAATGGCGAGCGTTGTCTGAGGAACGGAGAAAGGTGATCCAGGCCAAGCGGGATCGTTACGAGGGGCACTGGAGGAAGTGGATTGAGGACGGCATGGCCGAGGGGACGGTCCGCTCCGCAGATCCGAAGTTTGTCCGCTTGTGCCTGCTGTCGGTCGCAAACTGGGTCTATCAATGGTATCAGCCGGGTGGGGATTTGACGCCCGAGCAAATTTCGGATCATTTTTGGGCCTTGCTCTTTGCGGGCATTGGCGATGAAAAGGCCGCGGCGTGCGGCGTGTTGGGTGAAGTGTGA
- the paaA gene encoding 1,2-phenylacetyl-CoA epoxidase subunit PaaA, with protein sequence MSDKRWEHFMARIERGEKIEANDWMPDDYRLLLLRLIHMHAVSEIMGAYPEKEWVPKAPTLRRKMSLMAKVQDEIGHGQLLLRVAEDLAAPLGKHRAELMDDVITGRVKFHNVFHMEAPTWADAGIIGWLVDGAAIITQTALLDCSYAPYARVLKRICAEESFHMQHGESIILSLAEGEPWQREMLQEALNRWWEAILFFFGPPIITDAARRMMEYRIRSRTNEELRQKFLTRYVPRIRAVGLEIPDPALHFDEGAGAWRYTEPDWERLSRMVRDNAGPKSQERIALRRRAHDDQAWVREALVKARQAAAV encoded by the coding sequence ATGTCAGACAAGCGATGGGAACACTTTATGGCGCGAATCGAACGGGGAGAGAAGATCGAGGCCAACGATTGGATGCCCGACGATTACCGGCTCTTGCTCCTGCGGCTGATTCACATGCACGCGGTGAGTGAAATCATGGGCGCGTATCCCGAGAAGGAGTGGGTGCCGAAGGCGCCGACGTTGCGGCGCAAAATGTCGCTCATGGCTAAAGTCCAGGACGAGATCGGCCATGGACAGCTGCTGTTGCGCGTCGCCGAGGATCTGGCGGCACCGCTCGGCAAGCATCGCGCCGAGCTGATGGATGACGTGATCACGGGCCGCGTCAAATTTCACAACGTGTTTCACATGGAGGCGCCGACGTGGGCGGACGCGGGCATCATCGGCTGGCTCGTGGACGGCGCGGCCATCATCACGCAAACGGCCCTGCTCGACTGCTCGTATGCGCCGTATGCCCGCGTCTTGAAGCGGATTTGCGCGGAAGAGAGCTTCCACATGCAACACGGGGAGTCCATCATTCTGTCGCTGGCGGAAGGCGAACCTTGGCAACGCGAGATGCTCCAGGAGGCGCTCAATCGGTGGTGGGAGGCGATTCTCTTCTTCTTCGGCCCGCCGATCATCACGGATGCCGCCCGGCGCATGATGGAATACCGCATTCGTTCGCGCACAAACGAGGAGCTTCGCCAGAAGTTCCTGACGCGGTATGTGCCGCGCATTCGGGCCGTGGGCCTGGAAATTCCCGATCCGGCCCTTCATTTCGACGAGGGCGCGGGGGCATGGCGTTACACGGAGCCTGATTGGGAACGGCTTTCCCGCATGGTCCGCGACAATGCGGGTCCGAAGTCGCAGGAGCGCATCGCGCTTCGCCGGCGGGCGCACGACGACCAGGCTTGGGTCCGCGAGGCGCTTGTCAAAGCGCGCCAAGCGGCGGCCGTCTAA
- the paaC gene encoding 1,2-phenylacetyl-CoA epoxidase subunit PaaC, producing the protein MTPKENGDFSKRMLSALALQLGDEELFLGHRDSEWLGLAPEVEEDVAFASIAQDEVRHAAFWYELAEAQGAGQADALAFDRPASDRKHAALCGRPNGDWAHTVLRHYLYDAWDAVRLAAIAESGVEGFAQGARRMLREEHYHHVHMEKWVVDLGRAGGEAERRLRAAYEALLPDLPGLTSFAVPPQALAEMGILPRPLEALRREWMERILPVLTAAGLSHKPIAAALAADDVARIRPTAPLADAEGLLATMNGVRGLGQAVW; encoded by the coding sequence GTGACTCCGAAGGAAAACGGGGATTTCAGCAAGCGCATGTTGAGTGCACTCGCGCTCCAACTCGGAGACGAAGAACTGTTTCTCGGCCACCGGGATTCCGAGTGGCTCGGCCTCGCCCCAGAAGTAGAAGAAGACGTGGCGTTCGCGTCGATTGCGCAGGACGAGGTGCGGCACGCGGCCTTCTGGTACGAATTGGCCGAGGCGCAAGGCGCCGGCCAGGCGGACGCGCTGGCGTTTGACCGGCCGGCTTCCGACAGAAAGCACGCAGCCCTTTGCGGGCGGCCCAACGGGGATTGGGCGCACACCGTGCTTCGCCATTACCTGTATGACGCCTGGGACGCCGTGCGCCTGGCCGCGATCGCCGAATCGGGCGTGGAGGGGTTCGCGCAAGGGGCGCGCCGCATGTTGCGGGAAGAACACTATCATCACGTGCATATGGAAAAGTGGGTGGTCGATCTCGGCCGCGCGGGCGGCGAGGCAGAGCGGCGCCTCCGTGCGGCGTACGAGGCGCTGTTGCCTGATTTGCCGGGCCTGACTTCGTTTGCCGTCCCTCCACAGGCCCTCGCCGAGATGGGCATCCTGCCCCGGCCGCTCGAGGCCCTGCGGCGCGAGTGGATGGAGCGCATCTTACCCGTGCTCACGGCGGCCGGGCTTTCGCATAAGCCGATCGCGGCGGCGCTCGCGGCGGACGATGTCGCGCGGATCCGCCCCACGGCGCCGCTCGCGGATGCCGAGGGACTCCTGGCGACGATGAACGGCGTGCGCGGCCTGGGCCAGGCGGTGTGGTGA